A genomic segment from Chitinophaga niabensis encodes:
- a CDS encoding beta-ketoacyl-[acyl-carrier-protein] synthase family protein, with translation MNRVVITGTGIYSCIGKNLEEVRESLFHGRSGIVLDEERKRFGYRSGLTGNMSRPELKSLLDRRARMMMPEQAEYAYISTREALAQAGMDQDYLDKNEVGILFGNDSSAKPIIEATDIMRAKGDTMLVGSGSVFQTMNSTVNMNLATIFKLKGINFSVSAACASGSHAIGLGAMFIRNGMQDAVICGGAQEVNLYAMGNFDAIAAFSVREDQPAKASRPFDRDRDGLVPSGGAATVILESLESAKRRGATILGEVLGYGFSSNGAHISNPSVEGPMRSLEMALRESGLMASDIGYINAHATSTPAGDASEAKALDAVFGSCRTPISSTKSMTGHECWMAGASEIVYSMLMMQNDFIAPNINFENPDEDSAKLNIATDTINKNFNIFLSNSFGFGGTNSSLVVRKWQ, from the coding sequence ATGAACAGAGTCGTGATTACAGGTACAGGTATTTACTCCTGCATTGGTAAAAACCTTGAGGAAGTTCGGGAATCCTTATTCCACGGACGTTCCGGCATTGTGCTGGACGAGGAGCGCAAGCGTTTCGGATATCGTTCCGGACTCACAGGCAATATGTCCCGCCCTGAATTAAAAAGCCTGCTGGACCGCAGGGCAAGGATGATGATGCCGGAGCAGGCGGAATATGCATATATCTCTACCCGCGAAGCATTAGCCCAGGCTGGTATGGACCAGGATTACCTGGATAAGAACGAGGTGGGCATCCTCTTCGGCAACGATAGCTCTGCCAAACCCATCATCGAAGCCACCGATATCATGCGTGCAAAAGGAGATACCATGCTGGTAGGCTCCGGTTCCGTGTTTCAGACCATGAATTCCACCGTGAACATGAACCTGGCCACAATTTTCAAATTAAAAGGGATCAACTTCAGTGTCAGCGCAGCCTGCGCCAGTGGCTCCCATGCCATTGGGCTCGGCGCCATGTTCATCCGCAACGGCATGCAGGATGCCGTGATCTGCGGCGGGGCACAGGAAGTGAACTTATATGCCATGGGAAATTTTGATGCCATCGCTGCTTTCTCAGTAAGAGAAGACCAGCCGGCCAAAGCTTCCCGTCCGTTTGACCGTGACCGTGATGGGTTAGTACCCAGCGGGGGAGCAGCCACTGTGATCCTGGAAAGCCTGGAATCAGCCAAACGCCGTGGTGCCACCATCCTGGGGGAGGTGCTGGGTTATGGTTTCTCCAGCAATGGCGCTCATATTTCCAATCCCAGCGTGGAAGGCCCTATGCGTTCCCTGGAAATGGCCCTCCGGGAATCCGGGCTGATGGCTTCAGATATTGGCTATATCAACGCCCATGCTACTTCTACACCGGCAGGCGATGCCAGTGAGGCCAAAGCCCTCGATGCTGTATTCGGCAGTTGCAGAACACCGATCAGTTCCACCAAAAGCATGACAGGGCATGAGTGCTGGATGGCAGGGGCCAGCGAGATCGTTTACTCTATGTTAATGATGCAGAACGACTTCATTGCCCCCAATATCAATTTTGAGAATCCGGACGAAGATTCCGCCAAATTAAATATCGCTACGGATACAATTAATAAAAACTTTAATATATTTTTGTCTAATTCTTTTGGCTTTGGGGGCACAAACTCCTCTTTGGTTGTCAGGAAATGGCAATAA
- the fabG gene encoding 3-oxoacyl-ACP reductase FabG: MKFALITGGSRGIGRAVCIKLAEQGYNILINYKGNTAAAEETLAAVKAKGVEGELLKFDVGNFEEVQTVLGGWIENNKEKQIEVLVNNAGIREDTMMFQMSNAQWKGVLDASLDGFFYVTKQVLTGMLIKRYGRIINMVSLSGLKGTPGQVNYSAAKAGLIGATKALAQEIAKRNVTVNAIAPGFIKTDMTDGLPEKELSAMVPMQRFGTAEEVAEAVAFFASRGASYVTGEVMNINGGLYS; encoded by the coding sequence ATGAAATTTGCTTTGATAACAGGAGGTTCCAGGGGGATAGGAAGAGCAGTATGTATTAAACTGGCGGAACAGGGATATAATATCCTGATCAATTATAAAGGAAACACCGCAGCAGCAGAAGAAACCCTCGCAGCCGTGAAAGCGAAAGGTGTGGAAGGAGAACTGCTGAAGTTCGATGTAGGGAATTTTGAGGAAGTGCAAACCGTATTAGGCGGCTGGATAGAGAACAACAAGGAAAAACAGATAGAAGTACTGGTGAACAATGCTGGTATCCGGGAAGATACCATGATGTTCCAGATGAGCAATGCCCAATGGAAAGGAGTGCTGGATGCCAGTTTGGACGGATTTTTCTACGTTACCAAACAAGTGCTCACCGGCATGCTGATCAAACGTTACGGCAGGATCATTAACATGGTATCCCTGTCTGGTTTGAAAGGAACACCCGGCCAGGTGAACTACAGCGCTGCAAAAGCAGGCCTGATAGGAGCTACCAAAGCATTAGCACAGGAGATCGCCAAAAGGAATGTGACCGTGAACGCCATTGCGCCAGGTTTCATCAAAACGGACATGACGGACGGATTGCCCGAGAAAGAGTTATCTGCCATGGTACCCATGCAACGATTTGGTACGGCAGAAGAAGTGGCGGAAGCAGTGGCATTTTTTGCATCACGTGGTGCATCATATGTAACGGGAGAGGTCATGAACATTAATGGCGGCCTCTACTCCTGA
- a CDS encoding HAL/PAL/TAL family ammonia-lyase, with product MVVLGSKVLSLEEVHRVLFEGEELVLDKAAVQNVNDNFEFLKKFSSKKLIYGINTGFGPMAQYRISEDDTHQLQYNLIRSHSSGAGKCLAPVLTKSLMIARLSSFMQGFSGVHTDAVHLLKDLINHNIYPCIYEHGGVGASGDLVQLAHLAHALIGEGNVLYEEEIRPAAEVYAQLGLKPIDIHVREGLAIINGTSAMTGIGLVNIIEARKLLLWSCALSSMINEVVEAFDDHLSYELNVVKKHVGQNKIAEMMRGMLKGSKMIRHRPDHLYKELEEEIFKDKVQEYYSLRCVPQILGPIYDTLTHAETVVVGELNSVSDNPVVDHRHQNVYHGGNFHGDYISLEMDKVKIAITKLSMLSERQLNYLLNDKLNHKFPPFMNLGKLGFNFGMQGVQFTATSTVAENQTLSFPMYVHSIPNNNDNQDIVSMGCNAAQMTYKVIENTFEVLTVQVMTLLQAVDYLNCQDRLGAFSSRIYQDIRAIFPKFIEDAPRYADVQRIKAYLMRNEPMVAVEPVTEKRHKTSV from the coding sequence ATGGTCGTACTAGGAAGTAAGGTGCTTTCTTTGGAAGAGGTGCATAGGGTTTTGTTTGAGGGAGAGGAGCTGGTTTTGGATAAAGCAGCCGTACAAAATGTGAATGACAATTTTGAATTTCTTAAAAAATTCTCCTCTAAAAAACTCATTTACGGTATTAACACGGGATTCGGACCCATGGCACAATACCGCATCAGTGAAGACGACACCCATCAACTGCAATATAACCTGATCCGCAGCCATAGCTCCGGAGCCGGCAAATGCCTGGCCCCGGTGCTCACCAAAAGCCTCATGATTGCCCGTTTGAGCAGTTTCATGCAGGGTTTTTCCGGCGTACATACAGATGCGGTACACCTGCTGAAAGACCTCATCAATCATAATATCTACCCCTGCATTTACGAACATGGGGGAGTAGGTGCCTCCGGCGACCTCGTGCAACTGGCTCACCTGGCCCATGCATTGATCGGCGAAGGCAATGTATTATATGAAGAAGAGATCCGCCCCGCGGCAGAAGTATACGCACAACTGGGTCTGAAACCGATTGATATCCATGTTCGGGAAGGCCTGGCCATCATCAACGGAACCTCTGCCATGACGGGTATTGGCCTGGTGAACATCATCGAGGCCCGCAAACTCCTCCTCTGGAGCTGCGCCCTGTCCAGCATGATCAATGAAGTGGTGGAAGCCTTTGACGATCACCTGAGCTATGAACTCAACGTGGTGAAGAAACACGTAGGCCAGAACAAGATCGCGGAAATGATGCGCGGTATGCTCAAGGGCAGCAAGATGATCCGCCACAGGCCTGATCACCTTTATAAAGAACTGGAAGAAGAGATCTTTAAAGATAAAGTACAGGAATATTATTCTTTGAGATGTGTACCCCAGATCCTGGGCCCCATTTACGATACCCTCACCCATGCAGAGACGGTGGTAGTAGGAGAGCTGAATTCCGTGAGCGATAACCCCGTAGTGGACCATCGCCACCAGAATGTATACCACGGCGGTAACTTCCATGGTGATTACATTTCCCTGGAAATGGACAAAGTGAAGATTGCCATCACCAAACTGTCTATGCTCAGCGAACGCCAGCTGAACTACCTCCTGAACGATAAGCTGAACCACAAGTTCCCGCCGTTCATGAACCTCGGCAAACTGGGCTTCAACTTTGGTATGCAGGGTGTACAGTTCACGGCCACTTCCACCGTTGCAGAGAACCAGACGCTGAGCTTCCCCATGTATGTACACAGCATCCCGAATAATAACGATAACCAGGATATTGTGAGCATGGGATGCAACGCAGCACAGATGACCTACAAAGTGATCGAAAATACTTTCGAAGTACTCACCGTACAGGTGATGACCCTGCTGCAGGCAGTGGATTACCTGAATTGCCAGGACAGGCTGGGAGCTTTCTCTTCCCGGATCTACCAGGACATCAGGGCTATTTTCCCTAAATTTATTGAAGATGCTCCCCGTTATGCAGATGTACAACGCATCAAAGCATACCTGATGCGCAACGAACCAATGGTGGCCGTGGAACCGGTAACAGAGAAAAGACATAAAACATCCGTGTAA
- a CDS encoding hemolysin family protein: protein MEVVIILVLILLNGVFSMAEIALVSARKARLENSAKQGDEKAKVALKLSNNPDTFLSTVQIGITLIGILTGLYSGKNLEDDIRVYLNTIPLLAPYSNALATAIIVIGVTYFTLVLGELLPKRIGLANPEVIAKALARPMYLLSRITFPFIWLLSRSTATLVKLFGLKRRSDNNVTEEEIKAIISEGTSSGAIEETEQEIIERVFHLGDRNITSLMTHRTDIIWLDISEEGESYKRKIRQSPHSVYPVCEEQIDHIKGIITIKDLYAAGNLAVLKDVMKKPLFIPDNNSAYQVLEKFKETQVHAAFIVDEYGTFLGMITLNDILEAIVGDMPEIGADDYDMVKRDDGSYLIDAQIPFYDFLSEFEMEDLMAEFEQEFDTLAGFILHHLEHIPVTGEKLTWKHFTFEIVDMDAHRIDKILVTPPENIEED from the coding sequence ATGGAAGTCGTCATTATCCTCGTCCTTATTTTGCTCAACGGTGTGTTTTCCATGGCGGAGATTGCCCTGGTTTCTGCGCGCAAAGCGCGTCTTGAAAACTCAGCGAAGCAAGGGGACGAAAAGGCCAAAGTTGCACTCAAACTGTCTAATAATCCGGATACCTTTTTGTCTACTGTACAGATTGGTATTACGCTCATAGGTATCTTAACAGGTTTGTACTCCGGTAAGAACCTGGAAGACGATATCCGGGTATACCTGAACACCATTCCTTTACTGGCGCCCTACAGCAATGCATTGGCAACCGCCATTATCGTTATCGGTGTTACCTACTTTACATTGGTACTCGGGGAATTGTTACCCAAAAGGATCGGCCTGGCCAATCCGGAAGTGATTGCCAAAGCGCTGGCCCGGCCCATGTACCTGCTTTCCCGCATCACATTTCCTTTCATCTGGTTGCTCAGCCGCTCTACCGCTACGCTGGTAAAGCTTTTTGGTTTAAAGCGCCGCTCGGATAATAACGTAACGGAAGAAGAAATTAAGGCCATTATCAGCGAAGGAACCAGTTCCGGGGCCATTGAGGAAACAGAGCAGGAGATCATAGAAAGGGTTTTCCACCTGGGAGACCGTAATATCACTTCCCTCATGACCCACCGTACAGACATCATCTGGCTGGACATCTCAGAGGAAGGAGAAAGTTATAAACGAAAGATCAGGCAATCCCCCCACTCCGTTTACCCGGTTTGCGAGGAGCAAATAGACCATATTAAAGGTATCATCACCATTAAAGACCTCTACGCCGCCGGTAACCTGGCCGTTCTGAAAGATGTAATGAAAAAGCCCCTCTTCATACCGGATAACAACTCCGCTTACCAGGTACTGGAGAAATTCAAGGAAACCCAGGTACATGCTGCTTTTATCGTGGATGAATATGGCACATTCCTGGGAATGATCACCCTTAACGACATCCTGGAAGCCATCGTGGGAGATATGCCGGAAATAGGAGCAGATGATTATGATATGGTGAAGCGGGACGATGGCAGTTATCTCATAGATGCCCAGATCCCCTTTTACGACTTCCTCAGCGAGTTTGAAATGGAGGACCTGATGGCAGAATTTGAACAGGAATTCGATACCCTGGCCGGTTTTATACTACATCACCTCGAACATATCCCCGTAACAGGCGAAAAGCTCACCTGGAAGCACTTTACTTTTGAAATTGTTGACATGGACGCCCACCGTATTGATAAAATATTGGTGACTCCCCCTGAAAATATTGAAGAAGATTAA
- a CDS encoding ZIP family metal transporter — protein MNLTYLIFILAATIGGGMIPMLFKRIHPNLPIYLLAFTGAFLFGITIMHLLPEVYHELGHSAGIYIVLGFFIQVFLQQLSHGMEHGHTHLPGPDHHHVAIFPLLIGLSIHAFMEGIPLGFHYEDQSALPSLMLGVMAHKVPEALTLITVMMHAHQGKAKLWRILVIFSLITPLSAILAAQLGQEFEVVTNSLVYLVALVVGAFLHISTTIFYESGTKHHELSRQKVLAIAVGIGLAFITLIFE, from the coding sequence ATGAACTTAACATACCTGATATTTATACTGGCCGCTACTATTGGCGGGGGCATGATTCCCATGTTATTTAAAAGGATTCATCCTAACCTGCCCATCTATCTGCTGGCATTTACCGGCGCTTTCCTTTTCGGCATCACCATCATGCACCTGCTTCCTGAAGTATACCATGAACTGGGGCATTCCGCAGGTATTTATATTGTACTCGGATTTTTCATCCAGGTGTTCCTGCAGCAGCTGAGCCATGGAATGGAGCATGGGCATACGCATCTTCCGGGTCCGGACCATCATCATGTGGCCATTTTCCCGTTGCTGATAGGTTTGTCTATCCATGCTTTTATGGAAGGTATCCCGCTGGGTTTCCATTATGAGGACCAGTCTGCCCTGCCCTCCCTGATGCTGGGTGTAATGGCACATAAGGTACCGGAAGCGCTTACCCTCATCACCGTGATGATGCATGCACACCAGGGGAAAGCGAAACTTTGGCGCATCCTGGTCATTTTTTCCCTGATCACGCCTTTATCAGCTATCCTGGCGGCACAGTTAGGGCAGGAGTTTGAAGTGGTCACCAATTCGCTGGTTTACCTGGTAGCCCTCGTTGTGGGCGCCTTTTTACATATTTCCACCACCATTTTTTATGAGAGTGGCACTAAACATCATGAACTAAGCCGCCAGAAGGTGCTGGCCATTGCTGTTGGTATTGGTTTGGCATTTATTACACTGATATTTGAATAA
- a CDS encoding phosphatase PAP2 family protein, with protein sequence MEHLLTWDLRLFFKINGQWINGFLDFLLPWMREPYLWAPLYLFLAVFITYNYKWRGFFWMAFFIVTFALTDQCSMFIKDAVDRLRPCRDPLISQYVRVLVVYCPSSGSFTSSHAANHFGLAMFSFLTLRSQIGKWAWLFFLWAAVIGYSQIYVGVHYPLDILGGALLGILAGTLSGGFFQRRIRLELEQTT encoded by the coding sequence ATGGAGCATCTGCTTACATGGGACCTGCGGCTTTTCTTTAAGATCAATGGTCAGTGGATCAATGGATTCCTGGATTTCCTGTTGCCCTGGATGCGGGAGCCTTATTTGTGGGCGCCGCTGTACCTGTTCCTGGCAGTGTTCATCACTTATAATTATAAATGGCGCGGATTTTTCTGGATGGCCTTTTTCATCGTCACCTTTGCATTAACCGATCAGTGCAGCATGTTCATTAAGGATGCGGTAGACAGGTTACGGCCCTGCAGAGACCCGCTGATCTCACAATATGTAAGGGTATTAGTGGTTTATTGCCCCTCAAGCGGCAGCTTCACCTCCTCTCATGCCGCCAACCATTTTGGCTTAGCGATGTTTTCTTTCTTAACTTTAAGGTCGCAGATCGGTAAATGGGCCTGGTTGTTCTTCTTATGGGCAGCTGTTATTGGTTATTCCCAGATCTATGTAGGCGTTCATTATCCCCTTGATATCCTGGGAGGCGCTTTACTGGGAATACTCGCCGGCACATTGAGTGGTGGATTTTTTCAAAGAAGGATAAGACTGGAACTGGAACAAACAACATGA
- a CDS encoding class I SAM-dependent methyltransferase, which produces MEVAKQWFKDWFNSPYYHLLYSNRDEREAAAFIDKLVEYLHPAPNALMLDVACGRGRHAKYLADKGFDVTGIDLSGESIAIARKLENEHLSFFQHDMRLPFRVNYFNVVFNFFTSFGYFETRHENDNALRTLANSLRPGGRLVLDYLNSTYVENHLVHDEVIEKEQVVFDIQREVQNGKFLKQINILDKKQFQRASYTESVSAFHKKDFEEMFARQRLVITDIFGDYHFNIFDEQQSPRLIIIAQKPIS; this is translated from the coding sequence ATGGAAGTAGCGAAACAATGGTTCAAAGACTGGTTTAATTCTCCTTATTATCATTTGCTGTATAGCAATCGCGATGAGAGGGAGGCTGCTGCGTTTATAGACAAATTGGTGGAATACCTGCATCCTGCGCCCAACGCACTGATGCTGGATGTGGCATGTGGCAGGGGCCGGCATGCCAAATACCTCGCAGATAAAGGGTTTGACGTTACAGGTATTGATCTTTCAGGAGAAAGCATTGCCATTGCACGCAAACTGGAGAACGAACACCTCAGCTTCTTTCAGCATGATATGCGCCTGCCTTTCCGGGTCAACTATTTTAACGTAGTGTTCAATTTCTTTACCAGCTTTGGTTACTTTGAAACCCGTCATGAAAATGATAATGCACTCCGCACACTGGCCAATTCCCTCAGACCGGGAGGCCGCCTTGTACTGGATTACCTGAACAGCACTTATGTAGAGAACCACCTGGTACATGATGAAGTGATAGAAAAAGAACAGGTGGTATTTGATATTCAGCGGGAAGTACAGAACGGAAAGTTCCTGAAGCAGATCAATATCCTCGATAAAAAACAATTCCAGCGGGCATCCTACACAGAAAGCGTGAGCGCTTTCCACAAGAAGGATTTTGAAGAGATGTTTGCCCGGCAGCGCCTTGTTATTACAGATATTTTCGGAGATTATCATTTCAACATCTTTGACGAACAGCAATCTCCGCGGCTGATCATCATCGCTCAAAAACCAATCAGTTAA
- a CDS encoding LTA synthase family protein — protein MQTLFLFGYLVVFRAVFYFFFFSSTIKDAGIVARAWHLGLRFDMRLALILMIPVGLLAVIAKDRLFGTGLLRRINFGYLFLIYLLLSIFYVLDLGHYSYLGLRLDPSVTRFLAYGEKATNARMLWESYPVVWGLLGMVLVMVLLRYGYRRIFRRYAQKEGTPVRPWGYAAYVVTLVILFGAGIYGNLAYFPLRWSQAMFTRDNAVTSLALNPVLYFVSNFTVQNDTFDDRETHKYFPLVAQYLGVEKPVPNQLNFVRTVPGDSSKPRQNVIIVMMESGGAAMTSMFNNPMKATPNLQQLADNGVLFENFYVPAMSTARSVFAITTGLPDVVRSKTASRHPGIVDQRVVMDQFAGYEKYYLLGGNTNWANIRAVFTNNVEGIEIFEEGYFKSPKADVWGVSDFDLITESDEIFKKAHDKKQPFIAFLQTADNHEPYTTTAGAGDFKKLTAKDVDMKLFKTSGFVNLDQFNALRYLDYNIGHLMKLAKASGYLDNTIFVFFGDHSAKLDPFHFMPIPEYEMSTYVDHVPCIIYNPRLLQPQRVSHAGSLLDIYPTVAKLTGIPFKNYTLGMDLLDTTRSAERYAFIQYSKNLNWCMGMINGQYLYEIDTKTNATGLYDLKADALKDVKQQNPQLTGDLDKLTRGFYESTRYLMFNNKK, from the coding sequence ATGCAAACCTTGTTCCTTTTTGGTTACCTGGTTGTATTTAGAGCGGTCTTCTACTTTTTCTTCTTTTCAAGCACCATAAAAGATGCTGGCATTGTTGCCCGGGCCTGGCATCTGGGCCTGCGGTTCGATATGCGCCTGGCGCTGATCCTGATGATCCCTGTTGGCCTGTTAGCCGTGATAGCAAAGGACCGGCTCTTTGGCACCGGGCTGCTCAGGAGGATCAATTTCGGCTATTTATTTCTTATTTATTTGTTATTGTCCATATTCTACGTGCTGGACCTGGGGCATTACAGTTACCTGGGGCTGCGCCTGGACCCTTCTGTTACCCGTTTCCTGGCCTATGGAGAAAAAGCCACTAACGCCAGGATGCTGTGGGAAAGTTACCCCGTTGTGTGGGGCCTGCTGGGAATGGTCCTGGTGATGGTACTGTTACGTTATGGCTACCGAAGGATCTTTCGCAGGTATGCACAAAAGGAAGGTACGCCGGTACGGCCATGGGGGTATGCGGCTTATGTGGTAACACTGGTGATCCTTTTCGGGGCAGGCATTTATGGCAATTTGGCATATTTCCCTTTGCGCTGGAGCCAGGCTATGTTTACGAGAGATAATGCCGTTACCAGTCTTGCCCTGAACCCTGTATTATACTTCGTTTCCAATTTCACCGTACAGAACGATACTTTCGACGACAGGGAAACCCATAAATACTTCCCCCTTGTTGCGCAATATTTAGGAGTGGAAAAACCGGTGCCCAATCAGCTCAACTTTGTAAGAACAGTGCCGGGAGATTCCTCCAAACCCAGGCAGAACGTGATCATTGTGATGATGGAATCCGGCGGTGCGGCCATGACCAGCATGTTCAACAACCCCATGAAAGCAACGCCCAACCTGCAGCAACTGGCAGATAACGGGGTGTTGTTCGAAAATTTCTATGTACCTGCCATGAGCACAGCCCGCTCGGTATTTGCCATCACTACGGGTTTGCCGGATGTGGTACGTTCCAAAACAGCCTCCCGGCATCCGGGTATTGTAGACCAGCGGGTGGTAATGGACCAGTTTGCGGGATATGAAAAATACTACCTCCTGGGCGGAAACACCAACTGGGCCAATATCCGCGCTGTGTTCACCAATAATGTGGAAGGGATAGAGATCTTTGAGGAAGGTTATTTCAAATCTCCCAAAGCAGACGTATGGGGTGTTTCAGACTTTGACCTGATCACGGAATCCGATGAGATCTTCAAAAAGGCGCACGACAAAAAGCAGCCCTTCATCGCTTTCCTTCAAACAGCAGATAACCATGAACCCTATACCACTACAGCAGGGGCGGGCGATTTTAAAAAACTGACGGCAAAGGATGTAGACATGAAGCTGTTCAAAACATCCGGTTTTGTGAACCTGGATCAGTTCAATGCCCTGCGTTACCTGGATTATAATATAGGCCACCTGATGAAGCTGGCAAAAGCTTCCGGTTACCTGGACAATACCATCTTTGTTTTCTTCGGGGACCACAGTGCCAAACTGGACCCTTTCCATTTTATGCCGATCCCGGAATACGAAATGTCTACCTACGTAGACCATGTGCCCTGCATCATTTACAATCCCCGGTTGCTGCAACCGCAAAGGGTCAGCCATGCCGGCAGCCTGCTGGATATTTATCCTACCGTGGCCAAGCTCACCGGCATACCATTTAAGAATTACACCCTGGGAATGGACCTGCTGGATACTACCCGCAGTGCAGAAAGGTATGCTTTCATTCAGTATTCCAAAAACCTTAACTGGTGCATGGGCATGATCAACGGGCAATATTTGTATGAGATAGATACCAAAACAAATGCTACCGGCCTATACGATCTGAAGGCCGATGCATTGAAGGATGTAAAGCAGCAGAACCCGCAGCTAACCGGCGATCTGGATAAATTAACACGCGGGTTCTATGAAAGCACCCGATATTTGATGTTTAATAATAAGAAGTAG